In Pseudomonas sp. ADAK2, the genomic window ACCGGTTCCTGCAACCAGTCGAAACCACTGGCGGACACCGGCCCCAGGTCGGCAAACAGTTGCGCCAGCAACTCGGCTTTTTCCACGGTGCGGTTGGCGATGATCAGCGACGCCGGTTGCTCGGCCAATAACGGTTCCAGTGCGCCACGCACTGCACCGCCGGCACCCAGCAGCAGGATGCGTTTGCCCTTGAGGCTGAAACCGGCGTTGACCGTCAGGTCGCGCACCAGCCCAGCACCGTCGGTGTTGTCGCCCAACAATGTGCCGTCGGCCAGTTTACTCAAAGTGTTCACCGCACCGGCCCGTTGCGCGCGCTCGGTCAGGCTGTCGGCCAGACGAAAGGCGTCTTCCTTGAACGGCACCGTGACATTCGCCCCACGACCTTCAGCAAAAAATGCCCGGGCAAAGTCGGAAAAGTCGTCGAGGGGTGCCAGCGAGGTGCTGTAGTCCAATTGCTCACCGGTCTGCTCGGCAAACAGGCGATGGATCAGCGGCGACTTGCTGTGACCAATCGGGTTACCGAATACGACATAACGATCCATCAGGATTCCTCGTTCAGACCTTTGGCCAGCCAATCACGATCTTGCAGGAAATACTCGGTCAACCGCGCTTCTTCGCTGCCCGGCTCGGCCTTCCAGTCATAACCCCAGCGCACTTGCGGCGGCAGGGACATCAGGATCGACTCGGTACGCCCACCCGATTGCAGACCGAATAACGTGCCACGGTCGTAAACCAGGTTGAACTCGACATAACGGCCACGGCGGAATTCCTGGAATTCCCGCTGCTTCTCCGTGAACGCATCGTTCTTGCGCCGCTGCACGATCGGCAGGTACGCATCGATGAACGCATCGCCGATGGCGCGCATGAAGGCGAAACTGGTGTCGAAGTCCCACTCATTCAAGTCATCGAAAAACAGCCCGCCGATACCTCGTGGCTCATGGCGGTGCTTGATGTGGAAGTACGAGTCGCACCAGGCCTTGTAGCGCGGGTAAACGTCCGCCCCGAACGGCGCGCAGGCCTGTTCGGCGATACGGTGCCAGTGCACGCAGTCTTCTTCATTGCCGTAGTAAGGGGTCAGGTCGAAGCCGCCGCCGAACCACCAGACCGGCTCTTCACCTTCTTTTTCCGCGATGAAGAAACGCACGTTGGCGTGGGACGTCGGCACATACGGGTTATGCGGGTGAATCACCAGCGACACGCCCAACGCTTCGAAGCCGCGCCCGGCCAGTTCCGGCCGATGAGCGCTGGCGGACGGTGGGAGACCGCTGCCGAAGACGTGGGAAAAGTTGACGCCGCCCTTTTCGATCACCGCGCCGTTTTCGATCACACGGGTGCGACCGCCACCGCCGGCAGGGCGGGTCCAGGCGTCTTCGACGAAGCGCGTGCCGCCGTCCTCGGTTTCCAGGGCGGCGCAAATGCGGTCTTGCAGGTCGAGCAGGTAGGCTTTTACGGCCTCGGTGCGGGTCGTCATGTCATCACCTTGAATCGGGCAAAACTACGCGGCGCGCCACGGGAGCGGGGGCCGGCGCAAATGGGCGCGTAGCATAACATCGCAGATACACCTGCCGCAGTTGACGAAGATCAAGCATAGGAGTCCGATAGGGAGCTTCGTAATGCGACCTAAGGAGAGTTCTGATGGCAAAGCGTATTCAATTCCGCGCCCATGGCGGCCCCGAAGTGCTCGAGTATGTCGATTACCAACCCGCCGAGCCCGGCCCGCAGCAAGTGCGCGTGACCAACAAGGCCATCGGCCTGAACTTTATCGACACCTATTACCGCAGCGGCCTCTATCCGTTGCCAGCCCTGCCGTCCGGCCTGGGCTCCGAAGGCGCCGGCATTGTCGAAGCAGTTGGCAGCGAAGTCACTCGTTTCAAGGTCGGTGATCGCGTGGCTTATGGCAGCGGACCGCTGGGTGCCTACAGCGAAGTCCACGTGCTGCCGGAAGCCAATCTGGTGAAACTACCGGATGCGATCAGCTTCGAACAGGCCGCCGGCGTGATGCTCAAGGGCCTCACCGTGCAGTACCTGTTGCGTCAGACCTATGAACTCAAGGGTGGCGAAACCATCCTGTTTCACGCCGCGGCCGGTGGGGTCGGTTCCCTGGCCTGCCAGTGGGCCAAGGCCTTGGGCGTGAAGTTGATCGGAACCGTCAGTTCAGCGGAAAAAGCCGCGCTGGCCAAGGCCAACGGCGCCTGGGCGACCATCGATTACAGCCACGAAGATGTCGCAAAACGAGTGCTGGAATTGACGGACGGGAAAAAAGTCCCAGTGGTGTATGACGGCGTGGGCAAGGACACCTGGCTGACGTCGCTCGATAGCGTGCAGCCGCGAGGCTTGGTGGTGAGCTTCGGCAATGCGTCAGGCGCGGTGGATGGGGTGAACCTGGGGATTCTGTCGGCGAAGGGCTCGCTGTACGTGACCCGGCCGACCCTGGCGACTTATGCCAACAATGCCGAGAACCTGCAGCGCATGGCGGATGAGCTGTTCGAGATGATTATCAGCGGCAAAGTGAAGGTTGATATCAGCCAGAAGTATCCGTTGGCGGAAGCGGCGAAGGCGCAGACCGAGCTGTCGGCGCGGCGTACGACGGGTTCTACGGTGTTGTTGCCGTAACGCCGCACTGTGGCGAGGGAGCTTGCTCCCGCTGGGCTGCGAAGCGGCCCCGCTTCTCCCTAAAAAGAAGGGGACTGCTGCGCAGTCCAACGGGAGCAAGCTCCCTCGCCACAAGTCACTCAGGTGTTAGCCCGGGCGCACCACATGCCCGGTCGCCACATCCCGAATCACACTCGGGTTCTTGCGCCCACCGAGATTGCCGCCCAGCACGCCATCGATTTGCCCACGGAAATACTGCTCGACGCGAATCCGCGTGCGCGCCGCCGGCCGGCCTTGCGGGTTGGCAGACGTCGACACCAGCGGCCCCACTGCTGCGCACAAATCCCGCACCAACGGGTGATCGCTGACCCGCAGCGCCACGGTTTCATGCACGCCGGTAATCCATTGCGGCAATAGATTCTGGTGTGGCACCAACCACGTGTTCGGCCCTGGCCAGGTGCTGGCCATGCGGTCCAGCCACAGTTCAGGGAAATCTTCGAAGAGGAAGTCGAACTGGCGAATATTGTCGGCCACCAGGATCAGGCCTTTACCCATGGCCCGGCCCTTGATCATCAACAAACGGCTAACCGCTTCTTCGTTCCACGGATCACAACCCAGGCCCCAGACGGCTTCGGTTGGATAGGCAATCACCGCCCCTGCGCGAACGGCTTGCGCGGCTTGTTGCACACGCCAACTGTTGACCATGAAAAAACTCTCCGGAATAAGGCTCTGCGCAGTTTACCGATCTTCCTTATAAAACCTAGCTCACCCGCGCAAACCAGCGTCCGCTTTCGCACACCGCCCGGCCGTCCATTTCCAGTTCCGTCAACGCCGCCAGCACTTTGGGCAAGGCCCAGCCGCTGCTGTGTGCCAACGCTTCACTGGTGTGCGGCGCCGCATGCAGCAACATCAGCAAGGGATGAGTCGTCTGCGGTGCTTCTGTGGATAACGGCAACCGCTGCCAACCGCGCAGGCCTTCGAGAATATGGTCGATGGTTTCCACCAGCATCGCACCGTCGCGGATCAGTTGATGACAGCCCTTTGCGCCAGGGTGATGAATCGACCCCGGAATCGCATACACCTCGCGCCCCTGTTCCGCCGCAAGCTTCGCCGTAATCAACGAACCACTGGCAACACTGGCCTCGACCACCAGCACGCCGAGGGATAAACCGCTGATGATCCGGTTGCGCCGGGGGAAGTTGCTGGCGCTCGGGCCAGCGTCCAGCGGGAACTCGGAAAGCACCGCGCTGCCCGAAGCAATCATGGCGTCCGCCAAGCGACGATTGCGCTGTGGATAAAACTTTTCAAGTCCCGTGCCAAGTACCCCGACCGTTCGCCCGCCCACGTCCAATGCGGCTTGGTGCGCTGCGGCGTCGATGCCTAGGGCCAGACCGCTGGTGATGACGAATCCGGCGCCGGCCAGACTGCGGGAAAACGCAGCGGCCGTGTCCATGCCCGGCCGCGAAGCACGGCGACTGCCAACCATCGCCAGTTGCGGTTGTTCGAGGATGCCCGGATCCCCGGCGACAAATAACAGCGGCGGTGCATCGCTGATTTCCGCCAGCAACGCCGGGTACTCGGGTTGGTCCCACATCAGCAAATGCTGGCCCGGACGCTCTAGCCAGGCCAATGCGTGGCTGGCGCCGTCGCGGATTTCATTGCTGCGTCGGGCCTCCGCGCAGGTCAGCGGCAAGCCCAACGAACGCCAGGCACTGGCCGGGGCGCTGATGGCCTTGGATGCAGAGCCAAAGGCTTCGAGGAGTTTTTTAAATCGCGCCGGGCCGAGCTCAGGTAAGCGATGCAGGCGTAGACGGGCTTCCAGTTCCGCAGGGGAAACCGGCGTAAATGCAGAGAGCGACATGGATCATCCTTGATCGTTATGAGCCCCGTTCAAACGGGAATAAGCTGTGGATAACTCTGTTGGTAACTTGTGGAGCAGGCTAAGGATTTCGCACCTTATCCATCACCGCCAACGAGCGCGATGCGTTGAGGACCAACCCGTAACTAAGTTTGTCATAGGTGCGGAAAACCATCAGTAAACCGGCGCGCTCATCGGGAATTTTCAGCGGCTGGCCGGTTACGCGATCACGCACCGTTTCGCCGGTTTTCATCACCACCAGCACGTTGCCTTCGGCCAGGCCATCCCGTTGCCCTTTGTTCAGCGTGACCACGTCCATCGCGCCAATCTGCGTGACCCCGCGCGGCACATCGATGATCAGGCCATTGATGTCGCTTTTCGGCGCACTGGGCATGAAGGTCGAATTGATCGCCCGCTCTTCGCCACTGAACAGGCGGTCGCCGAGACGCACTTCCTGGGTGGTGCGTTGCAGCGCCAGGGTGGCGACATCGCCTTCCGTCGCGACAATCTCACCGCCGCCGATGTCGTCGGCGTTGATCCCCAGGAACTCCTTGCTCTGCGGATCGGTGTAGACCTTGCCCTGGCGGAAGATGCCGTACACCGGCTGATTCGGGTCGAAATGCCCGCGGGCGAAGATGCGATCACCGGTGCCGCTAAGCACGCGTTCGGCATCACCGGCGACGATGTAGGGCGCCTTATCGAAGTCCTCGACCTTGTCGACGATGCGGTTGCTCAATAGAAAGCTGTTGATCGATTGCAGTGGAATGCTCGGGATCGCATCGGCCACCGGGCTGCTGCGGATCCGGGGCGAGAGCTTGATGGTGCCCCGGGATTCGCCGCGATTGAGGGTCAGTCGCGGCTGGCCGTTGACGTAGGTCAGTGTCAGCGAATCGCCCGGATAGATCAGATTAGGGTTCTGGATTTGCGGATTGACCTGCCAGAGTTCGGGCCATTTCCACGGCTCACGCAGGAATTTCCCGGAGATGTCCCAAAGTGTGTCGCCCCTTACCACTGTGTATTGCTGCGGAAAACCTTCCTTGAGTTGCACTTGCCCGTGCGCCAAACCGGCCGAGGCCAGAAGGAGCAAGGCGAGTAGTGATTTCCTCATGCGGTGAATCCCTTTATTATGTGCGTTCGCGTAAAACGCCAGAGCCCCCGTGGCTCGCTCCTGGCTCTTCACAAAGAAAGGAGCTACGTTTTACAACGGTAGCCTGCATCTTCGGACCCGCCAGGCCATCGACCCGACTTTACCTCACATGTGCAGCAATTAAGCTTATGGCCATTTTAGACATCCTCGAATTTCCCGACTCGCGCCTGCGCACTATCGCCAAACCTGTGGCCGTAGTGGACGACGAAGTGCGTCAGTTGGTCGATGACATGTTTGAAACAATGTATGAAGCGCCAGGCATCGGCCTCGCCGCGACCCAGGTCAACGTGCACAAACGTATCGTCGTGATGGACCTCTCCGAAGACCGCAGCGAACCTCGGGTGTTCATCAACCCCGAGTTCGAAACCCTGACCGACGAGATGGAGCAATATCAGGAAGGCTGCCTCTCGGTACCGGGCTTCTACGAAAACGTCGATCGCCCGCAGAAGGTCAAGATCAAGGCCCTGGACCGCGATGGCCAACCCTACGAACTGATCGCCGAAGGCCTGCTCGCCGTGTGCATCCAGCACGAATGCGACCACCTCAACGGCAAGTTGTTCGTCGATTACCTGTCGAACCTCAAACGCGACCGAATCAAGAAGAAACTGGAAAAGCTCCATCGCCAGAACGCTTGATGCCCTCCTTTCAAAGGCTTGCTGCGGCAAGCCTTTTTCTTTTCAGAGATTGCTCCCATGACTGAGCCACTGCGCATCGTCTTTGCCGGCACCCCGGAATTCGCCGCCGAACAC contains:
- the hemF gene encoding oxygen-dependent coproporphyrinogen oxidase, with the protein product MTTRTEAVKAYLLDLQDRICAALETEDGGTRFVEDAWTRPAGGGGRTRVIENGAVIEKGGVNFSHVFGSGLPPSASAHRPELAGRGFEALGVSLVIHPHNPYVPTSHANVRFFIAEKEGEEPVWWFGGGFDLTPYYGNEEDCVHWHRIAEQACAPFGADVYPRYKAWCDSYFHIKHRHEPRGIGGLFFDDLNEWDFDTSFAFMRAIGDAFIDAYLPIVQRRKNDAFTEKQREFQEFRRGRYVEFNLVYDRGTLFGLQSGGRTESILMSLPPQVRWGYDWKAEPGSEEARLTEYFLQDRDWLAKGLNEES
- the aroE gene encoding shikimate dehydrogenase, which produces MDRYVVFGNPIGHSKSPLIHRLFAEQTGEQLDYSTSLAPLDDFSDFARAFFAEGRGANVTVPFKEDAFRLADSLTERAQRAGAVNTLSKLADGTLLGDNTDGAGLVRDLTVNAGFSLKGKRILLLGAGGAVRGALEPLLAEQPASLIIANRTVEKAELLAQLFADLGPVSASGFDWLQEPVDLIINATSASLSGDVPPIAGSLIEPGRTLCYDMMYGKEPTSFCRWAREHGAAVTMDGLGMLAEQAAEAFYLWRGVRPDTAPVLAELRRQLVA
- a CDS encoding NADPH:quinone reductase, which produces MAKRIQFRAHGGPEVLEYVDYQPAEPGPQQVRVTNKAIGLNFIDTYYRSGLYPLPALPSGLGSEGAGIVEAVGSEVTRFKVGDRVAYGSGPLGAYSEVHVLPEANLVKLPDAISFEQAAGVMLKGLTVQYLLRQTYELKGGETILFHAAAGGVGSLACQWAKALGVKLIGTVSSAEKAALAKANGAWATIDYSHEDVAKRVLELTDGKKVPVVYDGVGKDTWLTSLDSVQPRGLVVSFGNASGAVDGVNLGILSAKGSLYVTRPTLATYANNAENLQRMADELFEMIISGKVKVDISQKYPLAEAAKAQTELSARRTTGSTVLLP
- the dprA gene encoding DNA-processing protein DprA is translated as MSLSAFTPVSPAELEARLRLHRLPELGPARFKKLLEAFGSASKAISAPASAWRSLGLPLTCAEARRSNEIRDGASHALAWLERPGQHLLMWDQPEYPALLAEISDAPPLLFVAGDPGILEQPQLAMVGSRRASRPGMDTAAAFSRSLAGAGFVITSGLALGIDAAAHQAALDVGGRTVGVLGTGLEKFYPQRNRRLADAMIASGSAVLSEFPLDAGPSASNFPRRNRIISGLSLGVLVVEASVASGSLITAKLAAEQGREVYAIPGSIHHPGAKGCHQLIRDGAMLVETIDHILEGLRGWQRLPLSTEAPQTTHPLLMLLHAAPHTSEALAHSSGWALPKVLAALTELEMDGRAVCESGRWFARVS
- the def gene encoding peptide deformylase — translated: MAILDILEFPDSRLRTIAKPVAVVDDEVRQLVDDMFETMYEAPGIGLAATQVNVHKRIVVMDLSEDRSEPRVFINPEFETLTDEMEQYQEGCLSVPGFYENVDRPQKVKIKALDRDGQPYELIAEGLLAVCIQHECDHLNGKLFVDYLSNLKRDRIKKKLEKLHRQNA
- a CDS encoding LysM peptidoglycan-binding domain-containing protein is translated as MRKSLLALLLLASAGLAHGQVQLKEGFPQQYTVVRGDTLWDISGKFLREPWKWPELWQVNPQIQNPNLIYPGDSLTLTYVNGQPRLTLNRGESRGTIKLSPRIRSSPVADAIPSIPLQSINSFLLSNRIVDKVEDFDKAPYIVAGDAERVLSGTGDRIFARGHFDPNQPVYGIFRQGKVYTDPQSKEFLGINADDIGGGEIVATEGDVATLALQRTTQEVRLGDRLFSGEERAINSTFMPSAPKSDINGLIIDVPRGVTQIGAMDVVTLNKGQRDGLAEGNVLVVMKTGETVRDRVTGQPLKIPDERAGLLMVFRTYDKLSYGLVLNASRSLAVMDKVRNP
- a CDS encoding L-threonylcarbamoyladenylate synthase; protein product: MVNSWRVQQAAQAVRAGAVIAYPTEAVWGLGCDPWNEEAVSRLLMIKGRAMGKGLILVADNIRQFDFLFEDFPELWLDRMASTWPGPNTWLVPHQNLLPQWITGVHETVALRVSDHPLVRDLCAAVGPLVSTSANPQGRPAARTRIRVEQYFRGQIDGVLGGNLGGRKNPSVIRDVATGHVVRPG